Proteins encoded within one genomic window of Streptomyces taklimakanensis:
- a CDS encoding BlaI/MecI/CopY family transcriptional regulator: MRGRQERPRRRGQGELETQVLSVLREAPGPVDTEWVRERLGGPLAYTTVITVLTRLLAKGVVTREKEGRSFVWTAAADEARLAALRMRRVLDGESDREAVLAGFVAELSPDDEQVLRELLRQAEEPEG; this comes from the coding sequence GTGAGAGGCCGGCAGGAGCGTCCTCGACGGCGCGGCCAGGGTGAGTTGGAGACACAGGTGCTGTCGGTGCTGCGCGAGGCACCGGGGCCGGTGGACACGGAGTGGGTGCGGGAGCGGCTCGGCGGCCCCCTGGCGTACACCACCGTGATCACCGTCCTGACGCGGCTGTTGGCCAAGGGCGTGGTGACGCGGGAGAAGGAGGGGCGGTCGTTCGTGTGGACGGCGGCGGCCGACGAGGCCCGGCTGGCCGCCCTGCGGATGCGCAGGGTGCTGGACGGGGAGAGCGACCGGGAGGCGGTGCTGGCCGGCTTCGTCGCCGAGCTCTCCCCGGACGACGAACAGGTGCTGCGGGAACTCCTCCGGCAGGCGGAGGAACCGGAGGGCTGA